The proteins below are encoded in one region of Bremerella sp. P1:
- a CDS encoding aminotransferase class V-fold PLP-dependent enzyme — protein MARERIYLDNAATSWPKPASVVEAVQHHMTELGACAGRSGYREANEVERLIGDTRKQIAYLFGTHSQEHVIFGYNGTDMLNLALHGFLKRGDHVITTTVEHNSILRPLSTMRKTLEIELTHVEAGEDGRVSVEAIENAIQGNTRLIAITHVSNVTGAIQPVEGIYHVAKNRGVRMLVDAAQSAGHLDLNLGETPIDMVAFSGHKGLLGPLGTGAMILQPEVAELLQCQRQGGTGTKSESDEQPNELPAKFESGNANVTGILGLRAGVEYIREQTVTALHRHTMQNVSRLIEGLQSMPQVRILGPQNLEHRTGVVSIQVESFDPHELATALDSAFGVQCRAGLHCAPLMHQHLGTLGSGGTLRFSLSIFTTAEQIDRTLEAMQAIVR, from the coding sequence GTGGCAAGAGAACGAATCTACCTTGATAACGCAGCAACAAGTTGGCCCAAGCCTGCCAGCGTTGTGGAAGCCGTACAGCATCACATGACGGAATTGGGAGCTTGTGCCGGCAGAAGCGGCTATCGTGAGGCCAATGAGGTCGAACGACTGATCGGGGATACGCGTAAACAGATCGCATACTTATTTGGAACCCATTCCCAAGAACACGTCATCTTCGGCTACAACGGCACCGACATGCTGAACCTGGCCTTGCACGGGTTCCTGAAACGCGGCGATCACGTTATCACCACCACGGTCGAACACAACTCGATCCTGCGTCCCCTTTCGACCATGCGCAAGACGCTCGAAATCGAGCTCACCCATGTCGAGGCTGGCGAAGATGGCCGCGTGTCCGTAGAAGCCATCGAAAACGCGATCCAAGGCAACACGCGTTTGATCGCCATCACGCATGTTTCCAACGTGACTGGCGCGATTCAGCCAGTCGAGGGAATCTATCACGTCGCCAAGAATCGCGGTGTACGCATGCTTGTCGATGCAGCCCAGTCGGCGGGTCATCTCGACCTGAACCTGGGAGAGACACCGATCGACATGGTGGCTTTTTCCGGGCACAAGGGACTGCTGGGTCCGCTAGGGACAGGCGCCATGATCCTCCAACCGGAAGTGGCAGAGTTGTTGCAATGCCAACGCCAAGGCGGGACTGGCACCAAAAGTGAATCGGACGAGCAGCCCAACGAACTACCTGCCAAGTTCGAAAGTGGCAATGCCAACGTCACCGGTATTCTGGGACTTCGTGCCGGGGTCGAATACATCCGCGAGCAAACGGTTACAGCCCTGCATCGCCATACGATGCAAAATGTCAGCCGCCTGATCGAAGGTCTGCAATCGATGCCCCAGGTACGCATTCTGGGGCCGCAGAACCTGGAACATCGCACGGGCGTTGTAAGCATTCAGGTCGAATCGTTTGACCCGCACGAACTCGCCACAGCACTCGATTCGGCCTTCGGCGTGCAGTGTCGAGCAGGACTACACTGTGCCCCTCTCATGCACCAGCACCTGGGCACGTTGGGCTCGGGCGGTACACTGAGATTCAGCCTGAGTATCTTCACCACGGCCGAACAAATTGATCGCACGCTGGAAGCAATGCAGGCAATCGTGCGATAG
- the moaA gene encoding GTP 3',8-cyclase MoaA encodes MSIEPNTPLIDRFGRVHTSLRISVTDRCNIRCFYCMPLENARFKPRDELLTFEEMTRVVRVAAGHGISKLRLTGGEPLVRSNLSQLIQMLKAVPGIQEIALTTNGILLPDQAADLKSAGLDRLNISLDALSEELFERITRRQGVQKVLDGIAAAKSVGFENVRLNAVAIQNLTECEIVPLANFARENDLHLRFIEFMPLDADRAWDKSQVLSGRQLREMIAQEVAPLHDLDREDKSQPAVDYEYADGRQRVGFINSVTEPFCGTCNRLRITAEGQLRNCLFGSEEWDARQVLRTGGTDADLSARLHSCVQAKKPSHGMDSPEFVPPERAMYQIGG; translated from the coding sequence ATGTCTATCGAACCGAACACACCGCTGATCGACCGCTTCGGGCGCGTGCATACCAGCCTGCGAATTAGCGTAACCGATCGCTGTAATATTCGCTGCTTCTACTGCATGCCGCTGGAGAATGCTCGCTTTAAGCCTCGTGACGAGTTGCTGACCTTTGAGGAAATGACGCGTGTTGTACGTGTCGCAGCAGGTCACGGAATCAGCAAGTTGCGACTGACCGGTGGAGAACCACTGGTTCGGTCGAACCTTTCGCAGCTCATCCAAATGCTCAAGGCGGTACCTGGAATCCAGGAAATTGCCCTGACAACCAATGGCATTCTTTTGCCGGATCAGGCCGCGGACCTCAAGTCAGCCGGCCTTGACCGATTGAATATCAGTCTGGATGCCCTCAGTGAGGAACTCTTCGAGCGAATCACACGCCGCCAAGGCGTGCAGAAGGTACTCGATGGAATTGCCGCCGCGAAATCGGTCGGTTTTGAAAATGTACGCTTAAACGCGGTAGCGATTCAGAATCTCACAGAGTGCGAAATTGTCCCGCTGGCCAATTTTGCGCGTGAAAACGACCTCCATTTACGCTTTATTGAATTCATGCCGTTAGATGCGGATCGAGCCTGGGACAAAAGCCAGGTCCTTTCCGGTCGACAGTTGCGTGAGATGATTGCCCAGGAAGTCGCGCCGCTGCATGATCTCGACCGTGAGGACAAAAGCCAACCGGCAGTCGACTATGAATATGCCGATGGTCGACAACGCGTGGGATTTATTAACAGCGTGACCGAACCCTTCTGCGGCACGTGCAACCGACTGCGAATCACAGCAGAAGGGCAATTGAGAAACTGCCTGTTCGGAAGCGAAGAGTGGGATGCTCGACAAGTTCTACGCACAGGGGGAACCGATGCCGACTTGTCAGCACGACTACATTCCTGTGTCCAGGCCAAGAAACCATCACACGGAATGGACTCCCCCGAGTTTGTTCCGCCAGAGCGAGCTATGTACCAAATCGGGGGATAG
- a CDS encoding YkgJ family cysteine cluster protein has protein sequence MSKKPDQSKPWYQDGLQFECTQCGGCCTGGPGYVWVNAAEIQAMADFAGMTVEQFESVYVREVGLRKSLKEYSTGDCVFLDTESKGCTVYSARPRQCRTWPFWDSNIKTPEDWQATCDFCPGSGKGRLYSLEEIQDRASEIRI, from the coding sequence ATGAGTAAGAAACCCGATCAAAGTAAACCTTGGTACCAGGATGGGCTTCAATTCGAGTGCACCCAGTGCGGTGGATGCTGCACCGGCGGCCCGGGTTATGTCTGGGTGAATGCGGCCGAAATCCAAGCCATGGCAGACTTTGCAGGCATGACCGTCGAGCAATTCGAGTCGGTTTATGTCCGAGAAGTCGGTCTACGAAAGAGTTTGAAGGAATACTCAACTGGCGACTGTGTTTTTCTCGATACCGAAAGCAAGGGCTGTACCGTTTATTCCGCACGGCCCCGACAGTGCCGTACTTGGCCATTTTGGGACTCAAATATCAAGACGCCGGAGGATTGGCAGGCTACCTGCGATTTCTGCCCCGGCAGCGGTAAGGGGCGTCTCTACAGCCTCGAAGAGATCCAGGACCGAGCGAGCGAGATCCGAATTTGA
- a CDS encoding molybdenum cofactor biosynthesis protein MoaE encodes MVELTQQSIDASAVTQTVTSPNSGAVVLFLGTTRQFTDAKETVTLTYTAYVPMATSEMEKLEAEAKARWPIDQCVLIHRLGEVPIGEASVAVAVSTPHRRDAFEAASWLMDRLKELVPVWKKEHWASGSTDWVHPGLVQRSDENTLQ; translated from the coding sequence ATGGTTGAACTTACCCAGCAGTCGATTGACGCCTCGGCGGTCACCCAGACAGTGACTTCGCCCAACTCAGGTGCCGTGGTCTTGTTTCTGGGAACGACACGGCAGTTTACCGATGCCAAGGAAACGGTCACGCTGACCTACACGGCTTATGTTCCCATGGCCACCAGCGAGATGGAAAAGCTCGAGGCCGAGGCCAAAGCGCGCTGGCCCATTGACCAATGCGTCCTCATCCATCGACTCGGCGAAGTCCCCATCGGCGAAGCTAGCGTGGCGGTGGCAGTTTCGACACCCCACCGGCGAGATGCATTTGAGGCGGCAAGCTGGCTGATGGATCGCCTCAAGGAGCTCGTCCCGGTCTGGAAAAAAGAGCATTGGGCCAGCGGTTCGACCGATTGGGTTCACCCCGGATTGGTTCAGCGGTCGGACGAAAATACGTTACAATAG
- a CDS encoding MoaD/ThiS family protein, producing the protein MRIRVKLFALTQDLAGCEEVSLDLEEPVTVGAIRKNLGESISALEPVLPSCAFAVNNEYAGNAVEVQETDEVACLPPVSGG; encoded by the coding sequence ATGAGAATACGCGTCAAACTATTTGCCTTGACCCAAGATCTGGCAGGATGCGAGGAAGTATCACTTGACCTGGAAGAACCCGTCACGGTTGGTGCAATTCGCAAAAACCTGGGTGAATCGATTTCTGCCTTGGAACCAGTCCTCCCCAGCTGCGCTTTCGCGGTGAACAATGAATATGCCGGCAATGCCGTCGAGGTTCAGGAAACCGACGAAGTCGCCTGCCTGCCTCCGGTAAGTGGAGGGTAA
- the acpS gene encoding holo-ACP synthase: MEIIGIGTDIIECLRIAQMIERHGEMFINRVYTQHEIEYCSERKAATQHYAGRWAAKEAVLKAIGTGWIKGITWRDVEVANQFGGKPIIHLYGGALDSAKRRGIEEVQISISHCRTHAVAYALALGDTSQLSNPRP; encoded by the coding sequence ATGGAAATCATCGGAATCGGAACCGACATCATCGAGTGCCTGCGGATCGCCCAAATGATTGAGCGTCATGGTGAGATGTTCATCAACCGGGTCTACACTCAGCATGAGATTGAATACTGTAGCGAGCGCAAGGCGGCTACCCAGCACTACGCTGGCCGCTGGGCTGCTAAGGAGGCGGTTCTCAAAGCGATTGGCACCGGCTGGATCAAAGGGATCACCTGGCGCGACGTAGAAGTTGCCAATCAGTTCGGCGGCAAGCCGATCATTCACCTGTATGGCGGAGCGTTGGATTCTGCCAAGCGACGCGGGATTGAAGAAGTTCAAATCAGCATCAGCCATTGCCGCACGCATGCGGTTGCCTATGCCCTGGCCCTGGGTGACACCTCTCAGCTGAGCAATCCGCGGCCCTAA
- a CDS encoding ABC transporter permease — protein sequence MNDTDVVIDVQELTRRFGDFTAVRNVSFAVKRGAIFGLLGPNGSGKSTIIRMLLGILPPSDGGAMVLGKDAYIDSESIKPRVGYMSQHFSLYADLTVRENLEFYGRIYGLSSERLEQRKKAVMDLTGINDFVNQLAGTLSGGWKQRLALACSLIHEPDLLFLDEPTAGIDPVARRHLWDLLFELSGRGVTLVVTTHYMDEAERCTEVGYLYLSRLLVLGKPDELKTLPQITPEGTKRYELRVPRATEHLANLRQQQGVRDATLFGETLHVLIDESVSPDELKGHLGLADQEVELRPIPPSLEDVFVTLTANAEKEGADELKEEIEEGLSSEPSEAKVKASSGAKPSVKRKPGKTLFGLWAILMKEFFHIRRQPITLFFMLVVPVMQTIIFGYAIDTEIENIPMVVLDLDGRQQAREVVAAFLNTRKFQLERRVYDVESFHRALTSGRAKVGLKIPPNFSDRLLRGEQVQLQVLIDGSDSQVATTAQSTAQLLGLNLSMGRAKNVAETLSVAPARDENGQIALPIDTRTRLLYNPDLDSAHFFVPGLIGIILQLVTLFLTSFAIVREREHGTLEQLFVTPVGRMGLLLGKLFPYAMIGFVELLIVLSVMIYAFGVPVNGSIILLLVLSMLFMVCSLGLGLFVSTVATTQLEAVQFAFIIMLPSVLLSGFMFPRSEMPLPIYIITFAIPVTYFIEILRGIVLRAADFWDLIPSVLGLTLCGLAVISGSVMRFQKRL from the coding sequence ATGAACGACACGGATGTGGTCATCGATGTCCAAGAGCTGACACGTCGATTTGGCGATTTTACCGCGGTGCGGAATGTCAGTTTTGCGGTCAAACGAGGAGCCATTTTTGGTCTCCTAGGCCCTAATGGAAGCGGCAAGTCGACAATTATCCGCATGCTTCTGGGGATTTTGCCGCCGAGTGATGGCGGGGCGATGGTCCTTGGTAAAGATGCCTACATCGATTCGGAGAGCATCAAGCCGCGGGTCGGATACATGTCCCAGCATTTCAGCTTGTATGCCGACCTGACCGTTCGAGAGAATCTTGAGTTCTACGGCCGTATCTATGGGCTCAGCTCCGAGCGACTCGAACAGCGGAAGAAGGCGGTCATGGACCTGACCGGCATCAACGACTTCGTGAATCAATTAGCCGGGACGCTTTCGGGTGGTTGGAAACAACGACTCGCGCTGGCATGTTCCTTGATTCACGAGCCTGACCTGTTGTTCCTGGATGAACCGACCGCTGGGATCGATCCGGTGGCTCGGCGGCACCTATGGGATTTGCTCTTTGAACTCTCGGGTCGTGGCGTCACGCTGGTTGTCACTACGCACTACATGGATGAAGCGGAACGCTGCACTGAGGTTGGGTATCTCTACCTTTCGCGATTGTTGGTGCTCGGGAAGCCTGATGAGTTAAAGACACTGCCGCAGATCACACCCGAGGGGACAAAAAGGTACGAATTGCGTGTGCCTCGCGCAACTGAACACCTGGCCAATTTACGACAACAGCAAGGTGTTCGGGATGCAACCCTCTTCGGTGAGACGCTACATGTGTTGATCGACGAAAGTGTATCGCCTGACGAGCTCAAGGGGCATCTTGGTCTAGCCGATCAGGAAGTTGAACTGCGACCGATTCCCCCTTCACTGGAAGATGTTTTCGTTACGCTAACAGCCAATGCGGAGAAGGAGGGGGCAGATGAGTTAAAGGAAGAAATTGAAGAAGGACTCTCAAGTGAACCAAGTGAAGCCAAAGTCAAAGCCTCTTCCGGAGCTAAGCCGTCGGTGAAACGAAAGCCCGGGAAGACCTTATTTGGGCTGTGGGCAATCTTGATGAAAGAGTTCTTTCACATCCGCCGACAACCGATCACTCTGTTTTTCATGTTGGTTGTTCCGGTGATGCAGACCATTATTTTTGGGTATGCGATCGACACGGAAATTGAAAACATCCCCATGGTGGTGCTGGATCTCGATGGTCGACAGCAAGCTCGCGAGGTCGTCGCGGCGTTTCTAAATACACGCAAGTTTCAACTTGAACGGCGGGTGTACGATGTCGAGTCATTTCATCGAGCACTCACGTCGGGAAGAGCGAAGGTTGGGTTGAAGATCCCTCCAAACTTCTCCGACCGATTATTGCGTGGAGAGCAGGTTCAACTTCAGGTCCTGATCGACGGAAGCGATTCGCAGGTCGCAACCACGGCCCAAAGCACCGCTCAGCTACTCGGGCTCAACCTTTCCATGGGAAGGGCAAAGAACGTTGCCGAGACCCTCAGTGTTGCGCCGGCTCGCGACGAAAACGGTCAGATCGCATTGCCGATCGATACTCGCACGCGACTGCTCTATAACCCGGATCTCGACAGTGCCCACTTTTTCGTACCGGGATTGATCGGGATCATTTTGCAATTGGTGACGTTGTTTTTGACATCATTCGCGATCGTAAGGGAACGCGAGCATGGAACACTGGAACAGCTCTTCGTTACGCCTGTCGGTCGCATGGGACTATTGCTGGGAAAGCTCTTCCCCTATGCAATGATCGGCTTCGTCGAACTGCTGATCGTGCTATCCGTGATGATTTATGCGTTTGGGGTCCCCGTGAACGGCAGCATTATTCTTTTGCTTGTATTGTCGATGCTATTTATGGTGTGCTCGCTGGGCCTAGGGCTGTTTGTTTCCACCGTGGCAACGACGCAGTTGGAAGCCGTTCAGTTTGCGTTCATTATCATGCTACCCTCGGTTCTATTGTCGGGGTTCATGTTTCCGCGGAGTGAAATGCCGCTGCCCATCTACATCATCACGTTCGCGATTCCCGTAACGTACTTCATAGAAATACTTCGCGGCATCGTCCTGCGGGCCGCTGATTTTTGGGACCTGATTCCTTCCGTGTTGGGATTAACCCTCTGCGGGCTGGCCGTCATTTCAGGAAGTGTCATGAGATTCCAAAAACGACTGTAA
- a CDS encoding dihydroorotate dehydrogenase, with protein MSVDLAVQLGRLTLPNPVLVASGTFGYAKEMAGIVDLAKLGGILPKTITSSPRPGNKPWRTVETTGGMLNSIGLDNDGIDYFIANHLPYLGSLGSPLVVSIAGKTKEDFVSMASQLGEHAQVAAIELNISCPNVSGGIDFGTDPATCEKLVAEVRAACPHPIIAKLTPNVTSIAAVAKAAEAGGADAVSAINTVQGMAIDWKRKKPMLGNVIGGLSGPAIKPVALRCVFQIAKATSVPIIGIGGISSLDDVMEFLVAGATAVQIGTANYFDPTLCNRVVTELPGALSTLGASSVKEVIGTIQLPS; from the coding sequence ATGTCTGTTGATCTTGCCGTTCAGTTGGGGCGACTGACGCTCCCCAATCCTGTTTTGGTCGCCTCCGGTACATTTGGCTACGCGAAGGAAATGGCGGGCATCGTCGACTTGGCCAAGCTCGGCGGAATCTTGCCGAAAACGATCACTAGCAGCCCTCGTCCTGGCAATAAGCCCTGGCGTACGGTCGAAACCACGGGCGGGATGCTCAACAGCATCGGGCTCGATAACGACGGTATCGACTATTTCATCGCCAATCACTTGCCCTACTTAGGTTCGCTCGGCTCTCCGTTGGTCGTCAGTATCGCTGGCAAAACGAAGGAAGACTTCGTCAGTATGGCTTCCCAACTGGGGGAACACGCCCAGGTCGCCGCCATCGAATTGAACATCTCGTGCCCCAACGTCAGTGGTGGTATCGACTTTGGAACCGACCCCGCCACCTGCGAGAAACTCGTAGCGGAAGTCCGAGCAGCTTGCCCTCATCCGATCATCGCCAAGCTAACGCCCAATGTCACCAGTATCGCCGCAGTCGCCAAGGCAGCCGAAGCTGGTGGGGCCGATGCTGTTTCAGCAATCAATACCGTGCAAGGGATGGCGATCGACTGGAAACGTAAGAAGCCCATGCTGGGCAACGTGATCGGTGGCCTTTCAGGACCAGCCATCAAACCGGTCGCCCTGCGATGCGTCTTTCAGATCGCGAAAGCCACGAGTGTGCCGATCATTGGCATCGGCGGCATCAGTTCGTTGGACGATGTGATGGAATTTCTGGTTGCCGGAGCCACGGCGGTACAGATTGGTACAGCCAATTACTTCGATCCGACGCTCTGCAATCGGGTCGTGACCGAATTGCCGGGGGCACTCAGCACCCTGGGAGCATCGAGCGTGAAAGAAGTGATCGGTACGATACAACTGCCTTCGTAG
- the trpS gene encoding tryptophan--tRNA ligase, with translation MRVLSGIQPTGRPHWGNYFGAIRQYIELQGNEQSFYFIANLHALTTVRDREKLEQATIDMALDILALGLDPDQATLFVQSDVPEISELCWILMTGTGMGLLERCVSYKDKKDKGLKADAGLFTYPVLQAADILGYDSDVVPVGQDQVQHIEVTRDIAQSFNHQFGEVFVLPKPQVLDASAKVPGTDGEKMSKSYDNTIELFEPPKQARKKIMRIVTDSRPMEDPKDPETDHLYQLYSLFAEPEPLQEMADLYRKGGFGYGHVKKALAEAAEAYFAEAHERRAELVANPARLKEILGDGAQVARKKAREVLTRAQEASGISSWHAKLK, from the coding sequence ATGCGTGTTCTTTCCGGTATTCAGCCGACAGGACGTCCCCACTGGGGCAATTATTTTGGTGCGATTCGGCAGTATATCGAGCTGCAAGGAAACGAGCAGTCGTTCTACTTTATCGCCAACCTGCATGCCCTGACGACGGTTCGCGACCGCGAGAAGCTCGAGCAGGCCACCATCGATATGGCTCTCGATATTCTGGCTCTCGGCTTAGATCCCGATCAGGCAACGCTGTTCGTGCAGTCGGATGTGCCGGAAATCAGCGAGCTATGCTGGATCCTTATGACCGGTACCGGTATGGGCCTCTTGGAACGCTGTGTCAGCTACAAGGATAAGAAGGATAAAGGGCTCAAAGCCGACGCGGGCCTCTTCACTTACCCTGTGCTGCAAGCTGCGGACATCTTGGGCTACGACTCCGATGTCGTCCCGGTCGGGCAAGACCAGGTTCAACATATCGAGGTCACGCGAGACATCGCCCAGAGTTTCAATCATCAGTTCGGCGAAGTCTTCGTGCTACCAAAGCCACAGGTGCTGGATGCCTCGGCGAAGGTCCCTGGCACCGATGGCGAGAAAATGTCTAAGAGCTATGACAACACCATCGAGTTGTTCGAGCCGCCAAAGCAGGCCCGCAAAAAGATCATGCGGATCGTGACTGATTCGCGGCCGATGGAAGATCCGAAAGACCCTGAAACGGATCACCTGTACCAGCTGTACTCGCTGTTTGCCGAGCCAGAACCGCTGCAGGAAATGGCCGATCTCTACCGCAAGGGCGGCTTCGGCTACGGACATGTGAAGAAGGCCTTGGCGGAAGCAGCGGAAGCCTACTTTGCTGAAGCCCATGAGCGCCGCGCCGAGTTGGTTGCCAACCCAGCTCGCTTAAAGGAAATTCTCGGGGATGGTGCCCAGGTCGCACGAAAGAAAGCCCGCGAAGTACTTACCCGGGCTCAAGAGGCCTCTGGCATTTCTAGCTGGCACGCGAAACTGAAGTAG
- a CDS encoding HlyD family secretion protein, which produces MIYRFLVIGLVIIVLGGLVAYSKFVPEPNVVSGFLEADEIRIGSRIGGRVKSVLVEEGDPVSKGQLLVELEPFDLLQREQEAIDVLAQRDADYQRLKAGFRVEEIAQAEARYQQSQAYLDKLKAGPREQEIKAARGRVEVADAALVLAKQNFTRRNELFEKNTISREEFDSASKELEAAIAEAGVRTQELDLLEAGTREEEIREAEGQLAEAKAAYELVKNGSRKEDIAEAKAARDAAQASVEVIREQKKELQIVSSVNGFVEALDLQPGDLVGASAPVLSVLDQENLWVRCYVPQNRHAVEVGEKLRVTVDGLPDEEYLGEVVFVSRQAEFTPSNVQTLEDRSKLVFRTKVELDEKVGRLRPGMTVNVSLAPIEDAQ; this is translated from the coding sequence ATGATATACCGCTTCCTGGTGATTGGTCTGGTGATTATCGTCCTGGGCGGATTGGTCGCGTATAGCAAGTTTGTGCCTGAGCCGAACGTAGTCTCAGGCTTTCTAGAAGCCGACGAGATAAGAATTGGGTCTCGTATCGGCGGCCGCGTGAAGTCGGTACTCGTGGAAGAGGGAGACCCTGTCTCGAAAGGGCAGCTTCTTGTCGAGCTCGAGCCGTTTGATCTGCTTCAGCGAGAGCAAGAGGCGATTGATGTGCTTGCTCAGCGAGACGCCGATTACCAACGCTTGAAGGCTGGGTTTCGCGTCGAGGAAATTGCCCAGGCTGAAGCACGATACCAGCAATCTCAAGCATATCTCGACAAACTGAAAGCAGGCCCAAGAGAGCAAGAGATCAAAGCGGCTCGTGGACGCGTAGAAGTCGCGGATGCGGCATTGGTTCTCGCGAAGCAGAACTTTACCCGCCGCAATGAATTGTTTGAAAAGAATACCATCTCACGGGAGGAATTCGATTCGGCCAGCAAGGAATTGGAAGCGGCAATTGCCGAAGCTGGTGTTCGTACTCAAGAACTCGACCTGCTTGAGGCTGGAACGCGGGAAGAAGAAATCCGCGAAGCAGAAGGGCAACTGGCCGAAGCGAAGGCTGCCTACGAACTGGTTAAGAATGGCTCTCGCAAGGAAGACATTGCCGAGGCAAAGGCAGCTCGCGACGCGGCCCAGGCATCGGTCGAAGTGATTCGTGAGCAGAAGAAGGAATTGCAGATTGTTAGTTCCGTCAATGGATTTGTCGAAGCACTCGATCTGCAACCAGGCGATCTCGTCGGGGCCAGCGCTCCGGTGCTTTCGGTCCTCGATCAAGAGAATCTCTGGGTGCGTTGCTACGTTCCACAGAACCGGCACGCAGTAGAAGTTGGCGAAAAGCTGCGTGTGACCGTCGATGGATTGCCGGACGAGGAGTACCTCGGTGAGGTTGTCTTCGTCTCGCGTCAGGCCGAGTTTACACCGAGCAACGTTCAAACGCTGGAAGATCGCTCGAAACTCGTGTTTCGCACGAAGGTAGAACTGGACGAGAAGGTCGGTCGACTTCGTCCTGGGATGACCGTTAATGTGTCGCTCGCTCCGATTGAGGATGCTCAATGA
- a CDS encoding HU family DNA-binding protein translates to MTKKEIVKTISEEIGLTQLKTKEIVQKTFDAIVTTLVEDGRIELRNFGVFEVKKRAARKARNPRTGAKVDVDEKYVVTFKPGKEMEERVRQLEEKDRQGRLEAEQQSAPPQQQPYSPPQSNDSPGYPSAYPSPPNPPSSGPGDYGS, encoded by the coding sequence GTGACCAAAAAAGAGATTGTGAAGACGATTTCTGAAGAGATCGGGCTCACACAACTCAAGACGAAAGAAATCGTCCAGAAGACATTCGATGCTATCGTGACTACCCTCGTCGAGGATGGTCGCATCGAGCTACGAAACTTTGGCGTTTTCGAGGTCAAGAAGCGTGCCGCTCGCAAGGCCCGCAATCCGCGTACGGGTGCAAAGGTTGATGTCGACGAAAAGTACGTCGTCACCTTCAAGCCTGGCAAGGAGATGGAAGAACGGGTTCGACAGCTGGAAGAGAAGGACCGACAGGGCCGACTCGAAGCCGAGCAACAATCGGCACCACCCCAGCAGCAGCCCTACTCCCCTCCCCAGTCGAATGACTCGCCCGGTTACCCATCGGCTTATCCTAGCCCGCCGAACCCACCGAGCTCTGGCCCGGGTGATTACGGTAGCTAA